The following nucleotide sequence is from Echeneis naucrates chromosome 17, fEcheNa1.1, whole genome shotgun sequence.
CCATGAGCACATTATACTTATTTTCTGGCACTTTCTCATCGCATGTCTGTGATGTCGCACTTTGCtttttccccttcttcctctctccacaACAATGGCGGCGGGGGACATGAGGTCGAAGAACCCGTTCGGTCACTCGGCCCCGCTCGGACTGCTCTCCGTCCGGGTTCGGGTTCGGGTCCGGCTGGGCTTCGACCTTAGTGCACATTTCCGGGCCGTtatgtgaaaaaacaaaaccaggaaaAGATGAAGGAGTGAAGTGCGCACACAGATCAGTCAGGGACGTTCAAACATGGACGCCATTGGAGGGGGCGGGGCGAGCGGTGGACGATCAAGGGCTGAGAGGAAACATGGCGGCGGTGCCTTTctcgcacgcacgcacgcacgcacgtaCGCACACATTCTCTCTGTTGTCTCGCTCGTGTCCATGTGGCGTCACGGCGGTGTGCGGGGCTTTAATCCCGCCGACATTGTTCCCGGTACCGACACTTTCCGCCTCTTTCTGCCCCGAAAAGCTCCTCTGGTCCCCGGCCGCTCGGTGGGCGGGGTCAACGGGCAGCCGCCGCTCGACAGGACGAAAATCCATCAATCAAACCGTGACACTACGTCAAACGGAGCACGAGCCCCGCGCGGTGTATTCGGTGTGTAACCGACTTTCCCCGGCGGACCGGGCCCCCGGTGTGCCGGACCGGGTCGGTTTTTGCGGGTTTACCGGGCCGGATCATTGTTTTGGCGGAGAAAGGACGGGAGGGGGCGTGGCGTCCCGGTTTAGAAATTCTATCCATTGTTCCGCTCCAACGCGCGAGGAGAACACCTCTGTGGAGGCCGCGGCCAATCAGAGGCGGCCGAGCCGCCCGGAGCTCCGCCCAGCAGCCTATATTAAAGGCTCGGCCGCGAACAGCGTCGGCCACTGGCACAACAAACAGAGATCCGGATCAGCAGGAGTCCGAGTCCACCTTTCAGTTCAGTCCTTTATTTTATCCAACACAATGGCAGACACACAAGTGGACTCCGGCTCGGACATCTCTGCCAAGGTAAGCCCTGCACCGGTCCGGGTCCGGGCCCGGCTCCGCTGGACCTGCGTCTTCCAGCCTCTAACCCAGATTTTcgtttatttcattatttattttttagttttttcatatTAAAACCTTCCGTCGTCGCTTCGCGCTCATTCGGACTCGGAGCAGccggggtggtggggggggggggtcggtcCTGGGGAGGGAAGAGCCGGTGTTGGAGGTGTTTCGGTCGTTTTTCTCCAAAAGTCCGCCGGAGAAGGTCCGTAGGATGAAGCGGACTCTCCGCTCCGCATCATGGAAACAGGCAGCGTCTCCAGCGCCGTCTCATTGTCCGGACACCGAGAGTCTGCGCGGGTTCTTTGTTTATCCAGCCGGCTCGGTCCGAGTCCGAACCACCGGGAACCGCCGGGCCGCCTGGACTCGCACCGAGCCGGGTTTCGCACCCCGGGACCTGACGCGCTTATTCTCGTGTTTTATTCCCGCAGTGCTGGCGGTTTGTGCGGATTCATTCGAAGGCAAATTCCGCTCCCGGGTCTCGGTCCCGGTTGGTTGTGTTAATAGACCGGCGGGGTTGCCGGGGCTCCGTCCGGGGCTGCTGGGGCCAACTTGGTCGGTTTGAATGGAGGACGGAGCCAGCGCTGCGTAATCCGGGACACTTCGGCCCCGTTTATTGTGGCTCCGTTTTTAAAAGGCaccggaggaggagggggcacaGACCTACCTGCACACACCGTCCGACCCGGTTTGTTTACCGCCGGGGAGGTCGGTCCTCCGCCGCCTGAACGGGCTCCGTTCACCGGAGACGCGGAGCGGCAGCAGCGTGTTCGGGGCGCGTTTGTCTCAGGGGaaagtttttctgtctttttgtgatGCAGCCcacttcagtgtgtgtctgtgtgtgtccgggCCGTGGAGGTGTGATGTGACGGGCTGGTTTTCCCCTCTTTGTGTGATCCGTCGGTCCGGCTCGGACTTTGGATTATTTGGGGTAAAAGTTGGGGGGTCTCCGCGGCAGTGGGGGCGAATCGGGTCTGAGATAATAAGAGCGGCGGCTGGATAATTACCCCGAACGGACCTGTGGAGGGAAGTTGCCCCGGTGCTGGGGCAGATAATCCCGCAGCCCGGTCACTCTATTTATAGTTGTGGGTGTTTTTTACGCGCGGGGAGCGGAGCCTCCGCGCGCAGTGGAATAATAAGACAGACCAATCGAATGATCAGAAATAATTAAtcaat
It contains:
- the ptmab gene encoding prothymosin alpha-B — encoded protein: MAAVPFSHARTHARTHTFSLLSRSCPCGVTAVCGALIPPTLFPVPTLSASFCPEKLLWSPAARWAGSTGSRRSTGRKSINQTVTLRQTEHEPRAVYSVCNRLSPADRAPGVPDRVGFCGFTGPDHCFGGERTGGGVASRFRNSIHCSAPTREENTSVEAAANQRRPSRPELRPAAYIKGSAANSVGHWHNKQRSGSAGVRVHLSVQSFILSNTMADTQVDSGSDISAKDLKEKKLVEEKENGKDAATNGKENEENGEPDVDDEEDEEVDEEDEEDDGEGDEEDEDEDDDEIEGGTKRAAEDDEDDDEDDVETKKQKTDDDD